Proteins from a single region of Carassius carassius chromosome 25, fCarCar2.1, whole genome shotgun sequence:
- the LOC132104170 gene encoding fucolectin-4-like isoform X2, with the protein MNFLQSMVRMADLVILFLTLFPGLCIADLSENLAVGPVAVQSSTYNYLGAAQNAIDGNRQSNYMLGSCTHTAGINPWWRVDLNKAHKITRVRITNRGDCCAERIIGAQIRIGYSLANNGNSNQLVRIIGYIPPGGTTTFDFNPVKGRYVNIFLPGINKYLTLCEVEVFAD; encoded by the exons ATGAACTTTCTCCAGAGTATG GTGAGGATGGCTGACCTTGTGATTTTGTTCCTCACACTTTTTCCTGGGCTGTGCATTGCTGATTTGTCTG AGAATCTCGCTGTTGGACCTGTAGCGGTCCAGTCTTCCACATACAATTATTTAGGAGCTGCTCAAAATGCTATTGATGGCAATAGGCAGTCAAATTACATGCTGGGGTCCTGCACGCACACTGCAGGGATCAATCCCTGGTGGAGAGTTGACTTGAATAAAGCGCACAAGATAACCAGGGTTAGAATCACTAATCGAGGAGACTGTTGTGCAGAGAGGATAATTGGTGCTCAGATCCGCATCGGCTACAGCCTGGCAAATAATGGCAACAGCAACCAGCT GGTTAGAATTATTGGATACATCCCTCCTGGAGGCACaacaacatttgattttaatCCTGTTAAGGGGAGATATGTCAACATTTTTCTACCTGGGATCAATAAATACCTCACTCTGTGTGAAGTTGAGGTGTTTGCAG ATTAA
- the LOC132104170 gene encoding fucolectin-like isoform X1 gives MHSSMLIWFTHIYTEDRQVRMADLVILFLTLFPGLCIADLSENLAVGPVAVQSSTYNYLGAAQNAIDGNRQSNYMLGSCTHTAGINPWWRVDLNKAHKITRVRITNRGDCCAERIIGAQIRIGYSLANNGNSNQLVRIIGYIPPGGTTTFDFNPVKGRYVNIFLPGINKYLTLCEVEVFAD, from the exons ATGCACTCATCCATGTTGATCTGGTTCACACACATTTACACTGAGGACAGACAG GTGAGGATGGCTGACCTTGTGATTTTGTTCCTCACACTTTTTCCTGGGCTGTGCATTGCTGATTTGTCTG AGAATCTCGCTGTTGGACCTGTAGCGGTCCAGTCTTCCACATACAATTATTTAGGAGCTGCTCAAAATGCTATTGATGGCAATAGGCAGTCAAATTACATGCTGGGGTCCTGCACGCACACTGCAGGGATCAATCCCTGGTGGAGAGTTGACTTGAATAAAGCGCACAAGATAACCAGGGTTAGAATCACTAATCGAGGAGACTGTTGTGCAGAGAGGATAATTGGTGCTCAGATCCGCATCGGCTACAGCCTGGCAAATAATGGCAACAGCAACCAGCT GGTTAGAATTATTGGATACATCCCTCCTGGAGGCACaacaacatttgattttaatCCTGTTAAGGGGAGATATGTCAACATTTTTCTACCTGGGATCAATAAATACCTCACTCTGTGTGAAGTTGAGGTGTTTGCAG ATTAA